One genomic region from Rhodococcus sp. SBT000017 encodes:
- the urtB gene encoding urea ABC transporter permease subunit UrtB, whose translation MDVVIGQLFTGLSIGSILLLAALGLSLTFGQMGVINMAHGEFIMAGSYTAYVVQQIVSTGGASLFISLIVGFLVGGAMGVLLEVTLIQRMYHRPLDTLLVTFGVGLILQQLARDVFGAPAVNVVTPDWLRGGVDILGAVVPKTRIFILVLAIVAVVALSVALKKTAMGRRIRAVVQNRDLAETSGISSRRTDISTFFLGSGLAGVAGVALTLIGSTSSTVGQSYLIDAFLVVVVGGLGQIKGAVIAAFALGILNSFIEYSTTASIAKVIVFVLIVIFLQARPQGLFAVKTRSLV comes from the coding sequence ATGGACGTCGTGATCGGACAGTTGTTCACCGGCCTGTCGATCGGATCCATTCTTCTCCTCGCCGCCCTCGGGCTGTCCCTGACTTTCGGTCAGATGGGCGTCATCAACATGGCGCACGGCGAGTTCATCATGGCCGGTTCGTACACGGCCTACGTGGTGCAGCAGATCGTCTCCACCGGCGGCGCATCACTGTTCATCTCTCTGATCGTCGGCTTCCTCGTCGGCGGTGCCATGGGAGTGTTGTTGGAGGTCACGCTGATTCAGCGCATGTACCACCGGCCACTCGACACCCTGCTCGTCACGTTCGGCGTCGGGCTCATCCTGCAACAGCTCGCACGCGATGTCTTCGGCGCTCCGGCGGTCAACGTCGTGACGCCGGACTGGCTGCGAGGCGGCGTGGACATCCTCGGTGCCGTGGTTCCCAAGACCAGAATCTTCATCCTCGTGCTCGCAATCGTCGCCGTCGTCGCGCTGTCGGTGGCACTGAAGAAGACCGCGATGGGTCGACGCATCCGCGCGGTGGTGCAGAACCGCGATCTCGCGGAGACCTCGGGTATCTCGAGCCGTAGGACGGACATCTCGACGTTCTTCCTCGGCTCCGGTCTCGCCGGTGTCGCCGGCGTCGCGCTCACCCTGATCGGTTCCACCAGTTCCACTGTGGGACAGAGCTATCTGATCGACGCCTTCCTGGTCGTCGTCGTAGGCGGCCTCGGCCAGATCAAGGGTGCGGTCATCGCGGCCTTCGCTCTCGGAATTCTCAACTCGTTCATCGAGTACAGCACCACGGCGTCGATCGCCAAGGTCATCGTGTTCGTACTCATCGTGATCTTCCTGCAGGCCCGCCCGCAGGGCTTGTTCGCCGTCAAGACAAGGAGCCTGGTATGA
- the urtA gene encoding urea ABC transporter substrate-binding protein codes for MPAVSKRMSVKRVMVVPAALAALSLVATACGSKASDTTSADGGGGSATSCVDTSGDTIKVGSLNSLSGTMAISEVTVRDSIALAVEEINASGGVKGKQIEIVAEDGASEPTVFAEKAEKLISSDCVAAVFGGWTSSSRKAMLPVFEDNDALLYYPVQYEGLEASKNIFYTGATTNQQIIPALDYLKEQGVTSLYLVGSDYVFPQTANREIKAYAAANGIEIVGEDYTPLGSTDFSTIVNKVRTADADAVFNTLNGDSNVAFFREYTNAGLKAADMPVLSVSIAEEEVAGIGAQNIAGQLTSWNYYQTVDSPENTKFVADYKAKYGADKPTSDPMEAAYTSVYLWKNTVEKADSFAVADIQAAADGVSFAAPEGEVVINGDNHHISKTARIGEIRADGLIYTVSESPEPIEPDPFLETYDWAADLN; via the coding sequence ATGCCTGCTGTCTCGAAGCGCATGTCCGTCAAGCGCGTCATGGTCGTTCCCGCAGCGCTGGCTGCATTGAGCCTGGTCGCCACCGCGTGCGGAAGTAAGGCGAGCGACACCACCTCCGCCGATGGCGGCGGCGGTTCTGCCACCTCGTGTGTCGACACCTCCGGTGACACCATCAAGGTCGGCTCGCTCAACTCCCTGTCCGGCACCATGGCGATCAGCGAAGTGACGGTTCGCGATTCGATCGCACTGGCCGTCGAGGAGATCAACGCATCCGGTGGCGTCAAAGGCAAGCAGATCGAGATCGTCGCCGAGGACGGCGCGTCCGAGCCGACGGTGTTCGCCGAAAAGGCCGAGAAGCTGATCAGCAGTGACTGTGTCGCAGCCGTTTTCGGCGGCTGGACCTCGTCGAGCCGCAAGGCGATGCTGCCGGTGTTCGAGGACAACGACGCTCTCCTCTACTACCCGGTTCAGTACGAGGGCCTCGAGGCGTCGAAGAACATTTTCTACACCGGTGCCACCACCAACCAGCAGATCATCCCGGCCCTGGACTACCTCAAGGAACAGGGCGTCACGTCCCTCTACCTGGTGGGCAGCGACTACGTGTTCCCACAGACGGCCAACCGCGAGATCAAGGCCTACGCCGCGGCGAACGGTATCGAGATCGTCGGCGAGGATTACACCCCGCTCGGCTCCACCGACTTCTCCACCATCGTCAACAAGGTTCGTACCGCGGATGCCGACGCCGTGTTCAACACCCTCAACGGTGATTCGAACGTCGCATTCTTCCGCGAGTACACCAATGCCGGACTCAAAGCCGCGGATATGCCTGTTCTTTCGGTGTCCATCGCCGAGGAAGAGGTCGCCGGCATCGGCGCTCAGAACATCGCAGGCCAGCTGACCTCCTGGAACTACTACCAGACGGTCGACTCCCCCGAGAACACCAAGTTCGTCGCCGACTACAAGGCCAAGTACGGTGCCGACAAGCCCACCTCGGACCCGATGGAAGCCGCCTACACCTCGGTGTACCTGTGGAAGAACACCGTCGAGAAGGCCGATTCCTTTGCGGTAGCAGACATTCAGGCCGCCGCCGACGGCGTCAGCTTCGCTGCTCCCGAGGGCGAGGTCGTCATCAACGGCGACAATCACCACATCTCCAAGACCGCACGCATCGGTGAGATCCGCGCCGACGGACTGATCTACACCGTCTCCGAGTCGCCGGAACCCATCGAGCCCGATCCGTTCCTGGAGACCTACGACTGGGCCGCCGACCTCAACTGA
- the urtE gene encoding urea ABC transporter ATP-binding subunit UrtE, translating to MLELVDVRTGYGRSEVIHGASLTVPADGVAAVMGHNGAGKTTLLRAAVGLLKVNSGKVMFDGEDVSALRPSARVARGLAYVPQGQQSFGQLTTAENLQVVADGRKRGKALVDEALDLFPALKELLGRRAGLLSGGQRQQLAIARALITEPRMLILDEPTEGIQPSVVAEIERTVIELTRRGGLGVLLVEQHIGFALESAQNYYILEAGRITSTGVGGTESEADVRAAMAI from the coding sequence ATGCTTGAACTGGTGGATGTGCGTACCGGTTACGGGCGCAGCGAAGTGATTCACGGTGCGTCGCTGACGGTTCCGGCCGACGGTGTCGCGGCGGTGATGGGGCACAACGGTGCAGGCAAGACCACTCTGCTGCGAGCAGCGGTCGGACTGCTCAAGGTCAACTCCGGCAAGGTCATGTTCGACGGCGAGGACGTGAGCGCGTTGCGTCCCAGCGCCCGCGTCGCCCGCGGACTCGCCTACGTGCCGCAGGGTCAGCAGTCGTTCGGCCAGTTGACCACGGCCGAGAATCTGCAGGTAGTCGCCGACGGTCGCAAGCGCGGCAAAGCGCTCGTCGACGAGGCACTCGATCTGTTTCCGGCGTTGAAGGAATTGCTCGGTCGCCGAGCGGGACTGCTCTCGGGTGGTCAACGCCAGCAGCTCGCGATCGCGCGGGCACTGATCACCGAACCGCGGATGTTGATCCTGGACGAGCCGACCGAGGGCATCCAGCCGTCGGTCGTCGCCGAGATCGAACGCACCGTCATCGAACTCACTCGGCGCGGAGGACTGGGAGTGTTGTTGGTGGAGCAGCACATCGGCTTCGCCCTCGAGTCGGCGCAGAACTACTACATCCTCGAGGCCGGCCGCATCACGTCCACCGGCGTGGGCGGAACCGAGTCCGAGGCGGACGTCCGCGCAGCCATGGCAATCTGA
- the urtD gene encoding urea ABC transporter ATP-binding protein UrtD, with product MIHVEGPHPTFGGNAGMSSQYLEVRDLTVSFDGFKANTNVDLTLMQGDLRFLIGPNGAGKTTLIDAITGLVPATGSVTKSGVELLGKKVHQIARLGIGRTFQTASIFENLTVLQNLDIAAGSGRSVLTMLRRRGSVLPQIEEALETIGLTAERDKPAGILAHGQKQWLEIGMLLVQNADVLLLDEPVAGMSHEEREETGQLLQRIGGERTVVVVEHDMDFMRMFATSVTVLAAGRVLAEGTVAEVQADPKVQEVYLGTAAAGEELDQIAEEGADHA from the coding sequence ATGATTCATGTCGAAGGTCCGCATCCCACGTTCGGCGGCAACGCCGGCATGTCGAGTCAGTACCTCGAAGTACGAGACCTGACAGTCAGTTTCGACGGTTTCAAGGCCAACACCAACGTCGATCTGACGCTGATGCAGGGCGATCTCCGCTTCCTCATCGGGCCCAACGGTGCCGGCAAGACCACGCTGATCGATGCCATCACCGGCCTCGTCCCGGCCACCGGCTCGGTGACGAAGTCCGGCGTGGAACTGCTCGGCAAGAAGGTACATCAAATCGCCCGCCTCGGCATCGGGCGAACCTTCCAGACCGCCAGCATCTTCGAGAATCTGACGGTATTGCAGAACCTGGACATCGCCGCCGGTTCAGGTCGGTCCGTGCTGACGATGCTGCGACGTCGAGGATCGGTGCTACCTCAGATCGAGGAGGCCCTCGAGACCATCGGTCTGACGGCCGAGCGCGACAAGCCCGCGGGAATTCTCGCGCACGGTCAGAAGCAGTGGCTCGAGATCGGAATGCTGTTGGTGCAGAACGCCGACGTGCTTCTGCTCGACGAGCCGGTCGCAGGCATGAGTCACGAGGAACGCGAGGAAACCGGGCAGCTGCTGCAGCGGATCGGCGGTGAGCGGACGGTGGTGGTGGTCGAGCACGACATGGACTTCATGCGCATGTTCGCCACCTCGGTGACGGTGTTGGCCGCCGGTCGGGTCCTGGCCGAGGGCACGGTGGCCGAGGTGCAGGCAGATCCGAAGGTCCAAGAGGTCTATCTCGGTACCGCCGCTGCGGGCGAGGAACTCGACCAGATTGCAGAAGAAGGAGCCGATCATGCTTGA
- the urtC gene encoding urea ABC transporter permease subunit UrtC, with protein MSEFIAKRGALLGFALAAILLFAVAPAVLSEFRLNLLGKFICYAIVAVGIGLAWGRGGMLTLGQGVFFGIGAYIMAMHLKISDADLRGDDVPDFMSIAGIRELPSYWVPFTSPITTVLGILFVPALVALVLGLGVFKRRVKGAYFAILSQALAAAFAILLIGQQTTGGSNGLNRFRTFFGFNLNDPANKQMLFFIAAGVLLVVVAITRQLMYSRYGELLVAVRDQEERVRFLGYDPANVKIVAYVAAAFFAGLAGALFVPIVGIISPNDVGIVPSIAFLIGVAIGGRTTLLGPVLGALGVAWAQTTLSEQFPSGWTYAQGLLFVVVVGFFPAGIAGLFALRKRKKESEPVPESSEEPEKELTR; from the coding sequence ATGAGCGAGTTCATCGCCAAGCGCGGCGCTCTACTGGGATTCGCGCTCGCCGCGATTCTGTTGTTCGCCGTCGCTCCGGCCGTCCTCAGCGAGTTCCGGCTGAACCTGCTGGGCAAGTTCATCTGCTACGCCATCGTGGCGGTCGGAATCGGATTGGCCTGGGGGCGTGGCGGAATGCTCACCCTCGGTCAGGGCGTCTTCTTCGGCATCGGTGCCTACATCATGGCCATGCACCTGAAGATCTCCGACGCCGATCTGCGCGGCGACGACGTACCGGACTTCATGTCGATCGCCGGTATTCGCGAACTGCCCTCGTACTGGGTGCCGTTCACCTCGCCGATCACCACCGTCCTGGGCATCCTGTTCGTGCCCGCCCTGGTGGCACTGGTGCTCGGACTCGGCGTGTTCAAGCGTCGGGTCAAGGGCGCGTACTTCGCGATCCTCAGCCAGGCACTCGCGGCCGCGTTCGCCATTCTGCTGATCGGTCAGCAGACCACGGGTGGCTCCAACGGGCTCAACAGGTTTCGCACGTTCTTCGGGTTCAACCTCAACGATCCCGCCAACAAGCAGATGCTCTTCTTCATCGCCGCAGGCGTACTGCTCGTCGTCGTCGCCATCACCCGCCAGCTGATGTACTCACGCTACGGCGAACTGCTCGTGGCAGTGCGCGATCAGGAGGAGCGTGTCCGGTTCCTCGGGTACGACCCCGCCAACGTCAAGATCGTGGCCTATGTGGCAGCGGCGTTCTTCGCGGGTCTCGCAGGCGCACTGTTCGTTCCGATCGTCGGCATCATCTCCCCCAACGACGTGGGCATCGTCCCGTCCATCGCGTTCCTCATCGGTGTCGCGATCGGCGGTCGAACCACGCTGCTCGGCCCGGTCCTCGGCGCGCTCGGCGTCGCCTGGGCTCAGACCACACTGTCCGAGCAGTTCCCGTCCGGCTGGACGTACGCGCAGGGTCTGCTGTTCGTGGTGGTCGTCGGGTTCTTCCCCGCCGGTATCGCGGGACTGTTCGCACTGCGCAAACGCAAGAAGGAATCCGAACCGGTCCCCGAGTCGAGCGAAGAGCCAGAGAAGGAACTGACGCGATGA
- a CDS encoding helix-turn-helix transcriptional regulator, which translates to MSGTNNVRAHRKLARITQAELGSICGVSRQSIVSVEGGDYAPSVYLALRLARALDTTVETLFGEEKS; encoded by the coding sequence ATGTCCGGAACGAACAACGTTCGCGCACATCGCAAACTGGCACGCATCACTCAGGCCGAACTCGGCAGCATCTGCGGGGTGAGCCGTCAGAGCATCGTCTCCGTCGAAGGCGGCGACTATGCGCCGAGCGTCTACCTGGCGCTGCGATTGGCCCGCGCACTCGATACGACAGTGGAGACACTGTTCGGAGAGGAAAAATCATGA